Proteins encoded within one genomic window of Perognathus longimembris pacificus isolate PPM17 chromosome 28, ASM2315922v1, whole genome shotgun sequence:
- the Cdx4 gene encoding homeobox protein CDX-4, which translates to MYGSCLLEKEAGMYPGTLRSPGGDSNAGVGHSGNGESPLPASNFTATPTYPHYMGYPHMASMDPHGLSLGAWSSPYSPPREDWSVYPGPSSAMGAVPMNDVTPGPLAFGSPDYSNLCPTGGGNSSNSLPAAASGSLISIDPVTTDATSPSRSRHSPYAWMRKSVQVTGKTRTKEKYRVVYTDHQRLELEKEFHCNRYITIRRKSELAVNLGLSERQVKIWFQNRRAKERKMIKKKISQFENSGGGSVQSDSGSISPGELPNTFFTTPSAIRGFQPIEIQQVIVSE; encoded by the exons ATGTACGGAAGCTGCCTTTTGGAGAAAGAAGCGGGCATGTACCCGGGCACTCTCAGGAGCCCTGGAGGAGACAGCAACGCAGGGGTGGGTCACTCTGGGAACGGTGAGAGTCCGCTGCCTGCCTCCAACTTCACTGCGACCCCGACTTATCCACACTATATGGGCTATCCTCATATGGCCAGCATGGATCCTCATGGTCTATCGCTGGGGGCCTGGAGCTCACCCTACAGTCCCCCCCGGGAAGACTGGAGTGTGTATCCAGGACCGTCTAGTGCAATGGGCGCCGTGCCCATGAACGATGTGACCCCGGGTCCTCTGGCTTTTGGCTCACCCGATTACAGCAACCTGTGTCCCACGGGCGGTGGAAACAGCAGCAATAGCCTTCCAGCCGCTGCCAGTGGGTCACTGATCTCCATTGACCCAGTGACCACAGACGCCACCTCTCCCAGTAGGAGCCGCCACAGCCCTTACGCGTGGATGCGCAAAAGCGTGCAGGTGACCG ggaaaacaagaacaaaagaaaaataccgTGTGGTTTACACAGATCATCAAAGGCTGGAGCTGGAAAAGGAATTCCACTGCAATAGATACATCACTATCCGGAGGAAATCAGAGCTGGCAGTTAACTTGGGCCTTTCTGAGAGACAG GTGAAAATCTGGTTTCAGAATCGCAGAGCCAAGGAGAGAAAGATGATCAAAAAGAAAATCTCCCAGTTTGAGAACAGCGGAGGAGGCTCGGTGCAAAGTGACTCTGGCTCCATCAGCCCTGGGGAATTGCCTAACACTTTTTTCACCACTCCATCTGCTATCCGTGGATTTCAACCTATTGAGATACAACAGGTCATAGtctctgaatga